Part of the Episyrphus balteatus chromosome X, idEpiBalt1.1, whole genome shotgun sequence genome, aatttttagccgagataaaatggatcccatacaagttatcgataacttgtatgggaattttatctcagctaaaatttagcgcgagcagcgtaccaggctttagggtatagcaaaagtgtaagaccattgtaaaatttcaatcacatatattttgttgttgtagtggtgtaagattttacacttttgcaatgatactaaaccagttgcatcggatcgtgaataccccttatgTAAAATTCAGTAGGGGCATTCaattgctaaattttatttttttactactacaactacaacagacaaattttgcgccattgtatttttttgttgcaataggGTGAGGatatagcaaaagtgtaaaatcttaacTAAccgccactttttgcaaaagcctggtacgctgctcgcgctaaattttagctcccatacaaattatcgaaaaattttagctgataaaaaatggatcccatacaaattatcgataacttgtatgggaattttatctcagctaaaatttagcgcgagcagcgtacctggcttaactgtttattaaagaagtacaaggaaaaaccaaccaatcaaatcaattctgaggaaaGCAAACGCATTCTGAGGAAAACATACGCCACtcttttcctcagaattgaaatgtcaaaagttttttttctattttttttttcttcgacactgacgcgacgtttggcttaaaagcccaatccaacattaaagcctggtacgctgctagcgctaaattttagctcccatacaaaatatcgaaaatttttagccaagataaaatggatcccatacaagttatcgataacttgtatgggaattttatctcagctaaaatttagcgcgagcagcgtaccaggcttgatgAAAATTGTTTGTTGTGTGTGAACGCAAAACATGATCCGGCCAAATGACACAGACGCACGGTCTGGTCCGTCAATGTGAATCCAGTACCAAAAGTTACTGAACAGACCCTAAAAATTATAGCAGAAATTATAGCATTTTAtacttgtttttgttgttgtgtttggTTCTActtgaaaaaatagaaaaatcaaaaaaaaaagtttaaaaaaaaaacaggtgtgGTGGTATAGAGTATGTTTTGTTCcgacattttccaaaaaacaaaaatttcaaatattaaaaaaatataaaaactttaataataataataaggataatttaatttattacaattaaaaatgttttcttgttaaattctatttatggTCAAATTGGTGTGCGGTGTACCACTTTTTCTTGTGTGTCTCTCTCTTGTGCAAAATTTCTCGTCGTTTGCTTTTCTCTTCACTCTTTCTGATctgtatttgtgtttttttttaaattcattcgCACAAGAGGTAAATGTTTATCCGATAGAGTGTGTGTACCGTTCGATTTTcggcaaaaattaaaacaaaaaaataaaactaaataaaatgcattttgtttcaaaataatgTAATAGAGGGTGAGGGTGAGAGTGAATTTTAGTGAGAAtaacaaaactgttttttttttctcaatcgattttttggattCTCTGATCTAAaagtatagaacaaaaaaaaaaaacaaacagaacaACTTGCAgtggtttttagtattttttgctgtgtttttttttttttttctacgctAGCTGGGTCTGGGGGTTTTCGTTGCCTTCTCGGATATACAACTCTCTGTCCTCTGTCCTCCTTGTTCGTAGTTTGGGTCTCTAAATTGGTGGCTGATGACTTTTCAATGTTTCCCTTCTGCTTGCTACATAAACTCTCGTTAAAACCGTCACCGTCGCTCTgtcgttgtttattttttcttctttcgttTATCCtaacataaaatttaaagaaacataaataaataatattgaatGACTCTTGCAAtacccaaaaattaaaaaaaaaaattgtttctctttgttgtttgttttgatataatgttttttgctttttagtaaaataaacttgaattgtttttgtttctactaaaaaaaactaGTGATCTAGCTATCAAGCGAACATGTAGtttacacaaaaacaaaaattacctaaaacAGTAAAAGTgaagaatatttaaaagttttttttagtgaaaaactattttccaaaaaaaaaaaaaaaaaaaaaactatacaggTGAGAGTTTTTATGAATGATTCtttgatttttctgtttttattttctaaaagcaGGTACCCTTTATGTTGCCAATTATAAATGTAGTCTCATAAGTATccataaaacatttaaaaaaaagtatactatTTTCTGATAGTTTGTTTACTGTATTCTAAAGAACTCATTAAGGGTTAATCAAGATcatatagttattttttttgtatttgtttaaacCAAGTTAAGGGTAGATTAATAGATGGATAGTTTACCCTTACCCTCCCTTCCCTTACAACCATCCATCCGTTCGTCCGTCTGTCctatcaccatcatcatcatagtcATCCTCTTTCATATAATATCGTTTGGCTATGGGGTAGACGTGTTTCCGTAAGTACTAAGAATTGGTCACGTACACCACTCTCGTACAAACGATATAGCTATACGAGAAATCAACATGGAATTGCTTATTGGCGGTGGCGAAAACCGCGACGGGAAATTACTTCTACTAGTATAGACAGAGGTACCTTAcctaggcaaaaaaaaaaggtatacatttatgtttacaatttgttttttttttttttttaattatttataatgtcttattaatatttaatcaattgattaaaataaattaaaataaaggttttttaaatataaaatcggCTAGGTAGGTATATTTTCGATGGAAGACAATTATTTagcaaaaattgcaaattttatagaggatgatgaaaatttttaacataataTTATAAATAACAAGCTGCAGAAGGTCTTTCttatctaaataaaataaatatttaacttattctagttatttttgtttaatattttaaaaggtatttttaaatctgtaaaatattttcgatattaataaaattaaaaaaaaaaaagaggcaaAATGGAGTTGATTTTTTGAGACATAGGTATTAggaaggtaggtaggtattgAAATTTAAGAGGGCCAATTAGACGAGAAATTTGTATGATATTATTACAGGGTGGacatttagtgttttttttttttttttttcagttcaatATTATTGGTTATAGTGTGGGCCAAATATTCtagatcattttttatttaaataatatcgaTGGGGTTGAGGGCACCATCGATATgataaaatgatacaaaaaagaaaagaaaagaaggcGTTTAATTATTTCATCCTAGATACTAGCACAAATCGAAAGGGTTGGTTGTGCAATTATTTCGCTTTTATTATATGTACTCTCTACTAGTATTTTAtactgttttcttttttttttcaactttttcattGCGTTACACAAGTTCAGACATTTTGtttcttgtgtttttttgttttgttttgttttttttacccAATATGTTTGATAAATTTGATTACCATTTgtaagagaaaaaaagaaacattccATTTCGTTAAAGTTAGTAAATTGAGTTTGtattgaatttataaaagaatctaTAAAAGAAAATGCCTTGTTTTAGGGATAAAATAGGTACCTATTAAGTGTGGTTCCATAAATTCTGTTATACGATTTGTATTTGTACTTATATATCGAAAGATCAAtcagaaatttgtttatttatttatttaattgatcTTAAAGTTTTTATGTACATAAACTTTATTAAGATTAAAAGACATAACTGCAGAAGTGGGTAGGTGTTGAATACTTCTCCTTCATTGCAGTGGCGTAGCTAGCCCTTTGGAGGCCCAGTATCCAAACTGTTTTGGGGGCCCATCCGCACCTTTTAGTGACTAGGTTATAGCCTTATAACAAGcattattttttaactaaatcacttaactttttttttttttgataaactatAATTCGTTCCAAAAAAAACGACAGGTACCGTTCATAATGATTCTTAACTACTTAACCGTCCAATAAGTCAGATATGATTTAAAATATATGTGTTTTTCCCATGTATCATTTAGGATTCGTAtacatattttactaaaaacaacTTCGCTGTCCCCATAAAATATGATTCAAAAACCTCTCTACgttaaatatgtatttgtttgtttatttgaagaattcatCACTCCACGTCACATGAATTCTATTTGACTCAAAGAATATTTTCTGTATCCTGTTTCTGGAGTACATGAGTCATATATGATTCATAAAGACGTATTTTAGAAAAACGTGTTTGCTATATGAAAATATTGCTATAGAACATAATTTATTCATGAATGCATAggaaaagaagaaatactttaacaaactgcaaaaaaaaaattggaaaaatgtttaagctttttttagctatctttgatttttttgaagattttttattttattttgggagaCATATGGAAGACTATTTTCTAAGTACGATACACAATTATGAAGccatcaaaattgaattttttctcattAGAAAAACCACTTTTGGCCACTAATTTTTCCAGCTTATAGGGAGCCTAGAAAATTCAAAACGAATACCTTTTCGTTGCTTGTTTAGAGGTGGTTTCTTTTAGACTgttaatgggttaaaatgatccgtgctgtttATTACTCTGCggacaccagctttttgtttgatttttgccgcAGAGTCATTAGAATTtgaggcagatctcaaaatttctcatcgattaactgctatttttgccgtttttttgcCTCAATTCATGtttttcctgtacgaacttttatttcTGAGGTACGAATGGGCAACACTAAAACTCAATCTTGGTAGCTACAGCAGACAAATCAATTTTAACTCTTTCGACactattcaaagcttttaatctacttgtttttttttttttaattttaattaaaccaCCAAATCTTACTAAGAACActtcaacctttgatttggtatgccaatcacctcaaaactctcacaaacaacgaagatattgaccttgaatggccgtgtgtctattcagttgacgcaaaaaaaactgcatttttccatatgggacgctttttgttttcttaacatCACAAGCTAACGGTAAGCATCATCAAATAATTCATTAAAGCTCAATCTTAGAAAAAAATGGACACAAtgtctttgaaaatttgtgttctTATTCAGTTAAAGCGGAGTGTATATGATTCATTGGACTTGTGGCTATGAAAATCAAATATCATACGTCCATGAATCATATGTGAGCCCAAAACTAAATCctatttttaacaatatttaccaATTACTCAGGTAAAAAACCAATTCTTATTGCAttatttgtaaatagtaatgcttatttttgaaagaaagtACTGGACGTTGGAGCTGATTTTGAATTAGTTTGTATGGGGACagtaaattatatttaatgaaaatatgtGTATGTATCATATATGATTCATGGTACTCTGGTGGcaattggaaaaataaattatatgaatcCAATGTGCTTCATGGGACGTATAGAGTTGATGATGAGAATAAaggattttttgtaaaatcctttgagtcgtttttgagaaaatcaaacttttccaaaatttttatatgggACGTTCCATtatttttggtcataaaaaaattaattataaaaaatcatggaggtgagaGATTTCGAGGACTGAATtcttaaaaagtcaaatttgttttatgataaaaaattcatgctcaaatgttagcacaaaaatgtatatttttcaattcacCCCAAAACCCTaaaaattagtactagaaaAACCGTTCCTAGAAATGATGGTGATCTCTTCAAAACCTCTAAAGTCGTCTAGAAGTATTGTCAATGTGGATGATGTAGGTATCATTATATTTAGATAGTAGGTCTTAAATAAactaaatataactttatttcttggtcCAGAGACCAATTTTTACAACTAAATGCTTTTATGCACGTCCGAAATACCTAGGCcataagtaatattttcttttgtttttttggtaacttttttttataaaagtgtatattacagccatacttagATAAGATACTGATTAAAAATACCCAACCTATACCACATTGTTTATTCAGGTTCtaaaagcgttcccggaaatgacggaaattaaggtcaaaacttaatttatttttattttttatgtcacaaactaaaacaaaatatttttgagttaGATGATTTAAATATTGACACTTTAAGAAATGTTGGTACCCtgcgtcatttttcttgggtcaacttttattaatgtataaaaaataacaccatataattttttaattatgagATGTACAAATTTATAAAGAGTATTGTTTATAAATGgtgttaagaaaagaaatacttaaaaataagtgacttgaatgtgtttttaagtcatttgaagatcagtttttgagttatggtcATGTCCGGGAACGCTGTTTTTGAGTATATTAGATGCAATAAAAACGAAATGAAAACTTTTCTACCCGAAACATATACATTCTTAGATGCGTGGCTACTAGTTGAATcaataaatgagaaaaaacctTTTGTGAAatgttgttttgtatttttaaaatgcctggacatcaatttttccacctccatgattttgacccatatatAACCctaatcgcaagtaaaaataacaattatttattagaaatctACTTACCTAAATCAAAGTAGTAGCATTGGAAATATATTTTGGTATCAAGTgaatagaaaattaatgaataagaAGGATgatccacaaaaaaattaatacaatgtAAAAGTGTAGTATTGTATTGCCGTAGTTCAAGAAATTATAATGTTTGTTGGTAGAGCGTGGATAAGATACAcatgaaaatcaaattttattctAGGTTTATAGACTTTAATGAATTCTGTACACAAGTCTTGTGCTCTGCATCTTTGGGGGCCCTTAAATCCTGGGGACCCTGTTACATGGATATAGCTGATATAGCGGTAGCTACGCCCTGTCTTCATGGTACCTACTCAAGGGAACTTCGTATATTACGCAATTCCTAATAtagactagtttttttttattagaaaatagattttattataCAATCATAAATACATTTCTGAATTCGATTTACAAATGTTTTATGACATATAGACCGAGAACCCATAGCAGCAGTATATCGGGACTCTTTAAGGACGCCTGGTTGGGGTAAGGACGGTTTAAACGTCTGGGACTAATTTATGTACTATCGAGAggtagttatatttttttaagacttaCCTACTACCACATAGTTTTATaacaggaaaaaaataatatttcaagattttaatgaaattcagTATTTCGGGACTTATCAAGAAAGGTAATGCCGTGGTTTAATCGTCTGGGACCAATAAAGTTCCGATTGAAAGGtacttgtaattttttaagagtGACCATCATTATAGTTATTATTTaagaaggaaaaacaaaattaacttaTATCGTTTCTGAAAATGCATTtcacaattttaatgaattctgGTAGGGTGAATGCCGCGAATTTTTGTAATCGTggtatttttttctgatattttgTTATACCACAGTTGTGGTTATACCTCCGGCTtcgaaaactgattttttttaccattttcggGAACGTTAGGCAGGGAGGATGTCAtgaataaaatgtttgggacctaactttttgaaatcaaagtgtCACCCTCTATGAGTGAGatctatatgaattaaagtggttaaAAACTccacacaaaaatcggaaaaaatgcattttcaaccCCAaaaaaccatagaatgccgtgaaataaacctgccagacttttgaattctttaTCAGAACGCTAATACCTACAAATACATATAACCTTTTTTCGGTTATATCTTGATTTCGATATGGTAATTCTGgtcttataaaattataaaaatcactTCCGTTCAGCATGTAAAGAACTTCAtccttttatttgtttgttgagTTTTCTTTAGCAACTTCTTAATTAGCTTTTCCCAAGCGTAATTCTTTTTACTTCTGAAAGCATGGAGCAAACGCCTATAAAATGCGTAGTATCTTTAGGGGTAGGTCCAAATGATGGGGTGTGTAGTTCAATAGCAGCAATTCTCCTGTCGCATCGACACTATTTTTAAAGTAGCTTATCGTGCTGGGATCGTGTTGTAGCTTTGAATAGTACATTCTATTCTATTCAAAATTCTTCGTACGATTTACAAATTTCATTACTTTAATTTCCAATATTTTTACATAGTATGTAAATCTTAaaacttattgttttttttttattattttacacagaaaaaaaaaacaaaggaaaaTGTATGAAGAACTGAAATAACTTTCCATAAGATAAGCAAAAAAGCACAGAAATGGCATCACTAAACGAAACAAGTCGCGTTTCAACAGATCCAAATTGTTCACCACCACAATTAACCTCTCGCCCACCTGCATCTGCATATTCTATTCAATGGCCACCAGCAGCGGTAGCTCCTTCGTCAGGCGGTGACATCTCACTATCACCAGCGCTAGGTAGTCCAGCCAAAGGTCACGAATTATCATCCTCCGGTGCAGGAGTCAATCGAGTCAAAGCCTATCAGCATCTTCCACACAGTTCGTCGACgttttcacaaaataaaaaccaagaGTACGAATTTTTAAAGCCGCCCGAATGCCCGATATTTCGGCCGAACGAAGATGAATTCAAAAATCCCCTCACTTATATAAGTAAAATACGACCTATTGCTGAGCGGTATGGCATTGCGAAGATCTTACCACCAAAAATGTGGACACCACCATTTACAGTGGATGTCGATAAACTTAAGTTTACTCCCCGAGTTCAGCGATTAAATGAGCTGGAAGCAAAAACTCGTGTcaagttaaattttcttgatcaAATCGCTAAGTTTTGGGAGCTTCAGGGATCCTCGCTTAAGATTCCAATGGTTGAAAGAAAAGCTCTCGATTTGTATTCATTGCATCGAATTGTTCAAGAAGAAGGTGGCCTTGAGCAGGCAACTAAAGAACGCAAATGGTCTAAAGTAGCACATCGCATGCAATATCCACCGGGAAAGAGTATTGGGGCAATTTTGAAAGGTCACTACGAAAGAATTCTTCATCCTTTTGATATCTACACGTCAGGCAAAGTTATCGACATCAAATTGGAGTCTGAGAGTGATGATAAAGACTATAAGCCGCACGGTATAGTGTCGCGTCAACAGATAACACCACCAAATGAAACAACAGCTAGGCGCTCAAAACGATTCGCCAATATGAACGCCAGTAAGGAGTCGGCCTGCGGACTAGGCACTATTTCTGCAAACATTAAACCAGAAACTGAGGATGACAAGAAATCCGTAAAATCTTTAGCAGCACGTCCTGGCAGAGGAAGATTCATACGTCCGGCCACTCCAGCTTTGTTAATTCACAATGACCCTCTTGCCAAGTATATTTGTCACATTTGCAATCGAGGCGATGTAGAAGAAGCAATGTTGCTCTGTGATGGATGCGATGATAGTTATCACACGTTTTGTCTACTACCACCCTTGCATGATATACCTAAGGGGGATTGGCGTTGTCCACGTTGTGTGGTTGAAGAAGTTAGTAAGCCAACGGAGGCATTTGGCTTCGAGCAAGCACAGCGGGAATATACTTTACAGCAATTCGGTGAGATGGCTGATCAATTTAAAGCCGATTATTTCCATCGGCCGGTGCACCTCGTGCCCACGGATTTGGTGGAACGTGAATTTTGGCGCATTGTCTCGTCCATTGATGAAGATGTTACTGTGGAATATGGCGCTGATTTGCATACAATGGACCATGGATCGGGATTTCCGACCAAGAGTTCTTTATTCTTACTGCCGGGCGATCAAGAATATGCAGAATCAAGTTGGAATTTGAATAATCTTCCTTTGCTGGAAGATTCAATCCTTGGTCATATTAACGCTGATATAAGTGGAATGAAAGTTCCGTGGATGTATGTGGGAATGTGCTTCGCTACCTTTTGTTGGCACAACGAAGATCACTGGTCTTACTCGATCAATTATTTGCATTGGGGTGAACCGAAAACTTGGTACGGTGTGCCAGGCAGTAAAGctgaaacttttgaaaaaacaatgAAGAGTGCTGCCCCAGAACTCTTTGCCTCGCAGCCTGATCTCTTGCATCAGCTGGTGACGATAATGAATCCCAATATTCTTATGAATAGTGGTGTTCCAGTTTACCGCACTGACCAGCATGCTGGAGAATTTGTTATAACCTTCCCTCGTGCTTACCACGCTGGCTTTAATCAGGGCTACAATTTTGCTGAGGCTGTTAACTTTGCTCCGGCTGACTGGCTTAAAATGGGTCGCGACTGCATCAATCATTATTCGATGTTGCGACGATTCTGTGTCTTTTCACATGACGAACTTGTCTGCAAAATGGCTCTAGAACCGGACAAGCTGAATTTTGCCATTGCTACTGCCTGCTACATCGACATGGTTAAAATGGTTGATTCGGAGAAAAAATTGCGAAAAAGTTTGCTGGAGTGGGGTGTCACGAAGGCTGAGCGTGAAGCCTTCGAGCTAATACCTGACGATGAACGCCAGTGTGAAGTTTGTAAAACCACTTGTTTTCTTTCAGCGGTGGCATGTCAGTGTACAAAACAAATTGTCTGCCTTCGCCACTACTCGGAGTTATGCGAATGCAAACCGGAGAGCCATTTGTTACAATATCGCTATACTCTTGATGAGATGCCTCTGATGCTGAAGAAACTCCAAGCAAAGGCACACAGTTTTGAACTTTGGCTTACTAAATGTCGCGATGTAATCGATCCACCCACTCCTGGTAGTAAAATTACATTGGAAGATTTGCAGGAGTTAGTACAAGAGGCAGATCGAAAGAAATACCCCAGTTCGCTGTTGATAGACCGTCTTAATTCAGCCGTACTTGAAGCTGAAAAATGCGTGACTGTAATTCAACAATTAGACATAAATAAAGTTCGTACACGCACTCGCCATTCGAATGATTCTACAAAATACAAATTGACCATGGACGAATTGGAGTTATTTGTCGAAGAAATTGATAATCTTTGTTGTGTTATCAAAGAGGGTCAGAGTGTTCGAGAATTGCTAACGTTTGGAAAGAGTTTTGTTACTTCTGCCGATGCcttattatctaaaaaaatcaacaaagtGGAAGAGAAGGCTATTGAAAAGCTTATCGATGAGGGTCAATTGCTGTGTA contains:
- the LOC129920504 gene encoding lysine-specific demethylase lid-like codes for the protein MASLNETSRVSTDPNCSPPQLTSRPPASAYSIQWPPAAVAPSSGGDISLSPALGSPAKGHELSSSGAGVNRVKAYQHLPHSSSTFSQNKNQEYEFLKPPECPIFRPNEDEFKNPLTYISKIRPIAERYGIAKILPPKMWTPPFTVDVDKLKFTPRVQRLNELEAKTRVKLNFLDQIAKFWELQGSSLKIPMVERKALDLYSLHRIVQEEGGLEQATKERKWSKVAHRMQYPPGKSIGAILKGHYERILHPFDIYTSGKVIDIKLESESDDKDYKPHGIVSRQQITPPNETTARRSKRFANMNASKESACGLGTISANIKPETEDDKKSVKSLAARPGRGRFIRPATPALLIHNDPLAKYICHICNRGDVEEAMLLCDGCDDSYHTFCLLPPLHDIPKGDWRCPRCVVEEVSKPTEAFGFEQAQREYTLQQFGEMADQFKADYFHRPVHLVPTDLVEREFWRIVSSIDEDVTVEYGADLHTMDHGSGFPTKSSLFLLPGDQEYAESSWNLNNLPLLEDSILGHINADISGMKVPWMYVGMCFATFCWHNEDHWSYSINYLHWGEPKTWYGVPGSKAETFEKTMKSAAPELFASQPDLLHQLVTIMNPNILMNSGVPVYRTDQHAGEFVITFPRAYHAGFNQGYNFAEAVNFAPADWLKMGRDCINHYSMLRRFCVFSHDELVCKMALEPDKLNFAIATACYIDMVKMVDSEKKLRKSLLEWGVTKAEREAFELIPDDERQCEVCKTTCFLSAVACQCTKQIVCLRHYSELCECKPESHLLQYRYTLDEMPLMLKKLQAKAHSFELWLTKCRDVIDPPTPGSKITLEDLQELVQEADRKKYPSSLLIDRLNSAVLEAEKCVTVIQQLDINKVRTRTRHSNDSTKYKLTMDELELFVEEIDNLCCVIKEGQSVRELLTFGKSFVTSADALLSKKINKVEEKAIEKLIDEGQLLCIELHELKNLRIRFEQVSWYNKSRRYRNSSSKLQISDVNRLIQDGQKLIPDPILEKEIGTLQGIVLSSEAWEKAAKSCFQTTTPSDMSEIELILEAAEKIVIELPTKPALKEALKKSRDWLAAVEMLQKNEHYPYYHTLEAVVNRGLNIPLKLEELDRMKKHLDAASEWKDKTAKSFLRKHTRFTLLEVLSPRTSALMTGNTSECNLPPKRTPPEEQFTEDLSPAQMVDAFKKAEEKEITEMRELRRFNSKASTNASAERKYCFCKGKFTGQMYLCQLCADWYHRECVPKVHWKDGMIVTQNGQPVMTCKYLCPSCMRSRRPRLEAILSLLVSLQRLPIRLPEGEALQCLTERAMNWQDRARQAFLIEDVAAGLAYLNSCRQKKGDKSKNESSTEEKKLSSSKLDGGEQTTDGDLTESDLANDDSCGEDFNNIIFSRSEGEEEPQAEIDKESMLMASVLGSDDLQTNDLNTESSLLESNKPTSGGSEIEHAYSVPSLTGQSDVTPITTPNSNTSSIINTKARTPSPPIPFELKPSTLEILENLMLEGDLLEVSLDETNHIWKLLNLAKSQNTDAAASHVAQQSNNQKKRESKEFGSQSAAAARAFKKRQMLDGGASTTTTTPVKRLWKGSEANRKTIGKRDKKIKEGAVASAIFGGGDNTLDKLTDSEVGSGSVKPSPSSTAATTSAANVRKRKRAGGGGGGKSSARHDMLSMMNSTSDDDEECRAQNCHKPSGREVDWVQCDGGCNEWFHMFCVGLDRKQIKPDDDYICKRCMKSNAENNSSSSSSAVVTATPTQTNQQPQQPPSIIEASISSFVEKSNNVDTISPSSADVAIVQTTSVITTLSSTFSPTSTKPHKDIVS